In one Halorubrum sp. CBA1229 genomic region, the following are encoded:
- a CDS encoding type II/IV secretion system ATPase subunit yields the protein MTEHGTAKPSEELRKAAMRRPHLREHLREFKQITGEFPQFIEEPKSEYESNRPNVIYPVGGPIYSHIYGDLGQDTKYYAIEPEVSGPQAEILNQVKNRLLTASGQHSAPDSEAEYDDLIEELLEEVTHVDDETTGWRRGVSKIRNFGKLSVTEETYENIRYRLNRDIVGLGPLEPVMRDPANEDIHVIGPKECHVDHGTFGMLETTVDFGTKQEFDNWLRNMGERIGDPLSDSDPIVDSTLPDGSRINIIYSDDVSLKGSSLTIRQGDEVPLSINQITNWGTLSPQLAAYLWLCLENEQTVFVVGETASGKTTTLNAILSYIPDDSKIYTAEDTAEVIPPHSTWQQLLTREGGGEGSSDVDMFDLVAAALRSRPDYIIVGEVRGAEGRMAFQAAQTGHPVMLTFHASDIVSMIQRFTSEPINVPETFMDNADVALFQNRVKQGNDVLRRVTSVQEIEGYSKEMEGVVTREVFSWDPVEDEIVFQGMNNSYVLEEQIATLLGYADTRDIYDDLEFRAELIERMIQEGILGYHEVNDAINSFQRDGVEGLPFDMHRNVR from the coding sequence ATGACCGAACACGGAACCGCGAAACCGTCGGAAGAGCTCCGAAAGGCCGCCATGCGGCGGCCCCACCTCCGGGAACACCTCCGGGAGTTCAAGCAGATCACGGGGGAGTTCCCGCAGTTCATCGAGGAACCGAAATCCGAGTACGAGTCGAACCGCCCGAACGTCATCTACCCCGTCGGCGGGCCGATATACAGCCACATCTACGGTGACCTCGGACAGGACACGAAGTACTACGCCATCGAGCCGGAGGTGTCCGGCCCGCAGGCCGAGATCCTCAACCAGGTCAAAAACCGGCTGCTCACCGCGAGCGGCCAGCACAGCGCCCCCGACTCGGAGGCGGAGTACGACGACCTCATCGAGGAGCTGTTAGAGGAGGTGACCCACGTCGACGACGAGACCACCGGCTGGCGCCGAGGCGTCTCGAAGATACGGAACTTCGGGAAACTCTCCGTCACCGAGGAGACGTACGAGAACATCCGCTACCGGCTCAACCGCGACATCGTCGGGCTCGGCCCGCTCGAACCGGTGATGCGCGACCCGGCCAACGAGGACATCCACGTCATCGGCCCCAAGGAGTGTCACGTCGACCACGGCACCTTCGGCATGCTGGAGACGACCGTCGACTTCGGCACCAAACAGGAGTTCGACAACTGGCTGCGCAACATGGGCGAGCGGATCGGCGACCCGCTCTCCGACTCCGATCCCATCGTCGACTCCACGCTGCCCGACGGGTCGCGTATCAACATCATCTACTCCGACGACGTCTCGCTGAAGGGCTCCTCGCTCACGATCCGGCAGGGCGACGAGGTGCCGCTGTCGATCAACCAGATCACCAACTGGGGGACGCTGTCGCCCCAGCTGGCGGCGTACCTCTGGCTCTGCTTGGAGAACGAGCAGACGGTGTTCGTGGTCGGGGAGACGGCGTCCGGGAAGACGACGACGCTGAACGCCATCCTCTCGTACATCCCCGACGACTCGAAGATATACACCGCGGAGGACACCGCCGAGGTCATCCCGCCGCACAGCACCTGGCAGCAGCTGCTGACCCGCGAGGGGGGCGGCGAGGGGAGCTCCGACGTCGACATGTTCGACCTGGTCGCCGCCGCGCTCCGGTCGCGGCCCGACTACATCATCGTGGGCGAGGTCCGCGGCGCCGAGGGACGTATGGCGTTCCAGGCGGCCCAGACGGGCCACCCGGTGATGCTGACGTTCCACGCGTCCGACATCGTCTCGATGATCCAGCGGTTCACCTCCGAGCCGATCAACGTCCCGGAGACGTTCATGGACAACGCCGACGTGGCGCTGTTCCAGAACCGGGTGAAGCAGGGGAACGACGTGTTGCGCCGGGTGACGAGCGTCCAGGAGATCGAGGGGTATTCCAAGGAGATGGAGGGGGTCGTCACCCGCGAGGTGTTCAGCTGGGACCCCGTCGAGGACGAGATCGTCTTCCAGGGGATGAACAACTCCTACGTGCTCGAAGAGCAGATCGCGACGCTGCTCGGCTACGCCGACACCCGCGACATCTACGACGACCTGGAGTTCCGCGCGGAGCTCATCGAGCGGATGATCCAAGAGGGCATCTTGGGCTACCACGAGGTGAACGACGCGATCAACTCCTTCCAGCGCGACGGCGTCGAGGGGCTTCCCTTCGACATGCACCGGAACGTCAGGTGA
- the flaJ gene encoding archaellar assembly protein FlaJ, with protein sequence MGVKQVGNGLATAAEVTSAVMESYDKLDISKRKYVGFVLLPAVLVFAASVVGLFVLPLPFAARVPVPMFGGLVLVAAVIYPKIYLSSLENQIDNQLHLVMTHMTVLSTTNIDRMEVFRTLAKEEEYGVAAEEIGRVVHLVDTWNQSLDDACRRRAEEVPSDAMADFFDRLGYTMGAGQSLEEFLVSEQDVMLAKYETVYESSLANLEVMKDLYMSMILSMTFALVFAIVLPILTGNDPTATVAAVIVLFVFVQLGFYAMIRATSPYDPIWFHPDERAPGDLKLWASLGVGGGLSFLLIGITAAGMFGYGPGLPGLLFFLDDVRLPFYLAVPISPLIITGVVLRQEEQQITARDGEFPSFVRALGATESAKQSTTTDVLTTLREKNFGDLSPAIERLYRRLNMRISTEGAWEQFTYDTRSYLIQKFSEMYLVGRRMGGDPKQLGELISKNMNTVNQLREQRRQAAMTFIGLLYGITAAATFAFFIGLEIVAILADLTADFGLEEMDIGQIVYPGAYDIPLIEYLLLTVVLFNAALSSQMIRRIDGGNPANGYIHFVLLTWLGAATAIATRTLVNAILSI encoded by the coding sequence ATGGGGGTGAAACAGGTCGGCAACGGGCTCGCGACCGCGGCCGAGGTGACCTCGGCCGTCATGGAGTCGTACGACAAGCTCGACATCTCGAAGCGGAAGTACGTCGGGTTCGTGTTGCTCCCCGCGGTGCTCGTGTTCGCCGCGAGCGTCGTCGGCCTGTTCGTCCTCCCGCTGCCGTTCGCGGCGCGGGTCCCCGTCCCGATGTTCGGCGGGCTCGTGCTGGTCGCGGCGGTGATCTACCCGAAGATCTATCTCTCCAGCTTGGAGAACCAGATCGACAACCAGCTCCACCTCGTGATGACGCACATGACCGTGCTGTCGACGACGAACATCGACCGCATGGAGGTGTTCCGGACCCTCGCGAAGGAGGAGGAGTACGGCGTCGCGGCCGAAGAGATCGGCCGTGTCGTCCACCTCGTCGACACCTGGAACCAGAGCCTCGACGACGCCTGTCGCCGGCGGGCCGAGGAGGTCCCCTCCGACGCGATGGCCGACTTCTTCGACCGGCTCGGCTACACGATGGGGGCGGGCCAGTCGCTAGAGGAGTTCCTCGTCTCCGAGCAGGACGTCATGCTCGCGAAGTACGAGACGGTGTACGAGTCCTCGCTGGCGAACCTGGAGGTGATGAAGGACCTGTACATGTCGATGATCCTCTCGATGACGTTCGCCCTCGTCTTCGCCATCGTGCTCCCGATCCTCACGGGCAACGACCCGACGGCGACGGTGGCGGCCGTCATCGTCCTGTTTGTCTTCGTCCAGCTCGGCTTCTACGCGATGATCCGGGCGACGTCGCCGTACGACCCGATCTGGTTCCACCCCGACGAGCGCGCCCCGGGCGACCTGAAGCTGTGGGCCTCGCTCGGGGTCGGCGGCGGGCTCTCCTTCCTGCTCATCGGGATCACCGCGGCCGGGATGTTCGGCTACGGCCCCGGCCTCCCCGGCCTCCTCTTTTTCCTCGACGACGTCCGGCTCCCGTTTTACCTCGCGGTCCCCATCTCACCGCTCATCATCACCGGCGTCGTCCTCAGGCAGGAGGAACAGCAGATCACGGCCCGCGACGGCGAGTTCCCCTCGTTCGTCCGGGCGCTCGGCGCCACCGAGAGCGCCAAGCAGTCGACGACGACCGACGTGTTGACCACGCTGCGCGAGAAGAACTTCGGGGACCTCTCCCCGGCGATCGAGCGCCTCTACCGCCGGCTCAACATGCGGATCAGCACCGAGGGGGCGTGGGAGCAGTTCACGTACGACACCCGCTCGTACCTGATTCAGAAGTTCTCCGAGATGTACCTCGTCGGCCGGCGGATGGGCGGGGATCCGAAGCAGCTCGGCGAGCTGATCTCGAAGAACATGAACACCGTGAACCAGCTCCGCGAGCAGCGGCGGCAGGCCGCGATGACGTTCATCGGGCTGCTGTACGGGATCACGGCGGCGGCGACGTTCGCCTTCTTCATCGGACTGGAGATCGTCGCGATCCTCGCCGACCTCACGGCCGACTTCGGGCTCGAAGAGATGGACATCGGCCAGATCGTCTACCCCGGCGCGTACGACATCCCGCTGATCGAGTACCTCCTCCTGACGGTCGTCCTGTTCAACGCCGCCCTCTCCTCGCAGATGATCCGGCGGATCGACGGCGGCAACCCCGCGAACGGGTACATCCACTTCGTCCTCCTGACGTGGCTCGGCGCGGCGACCGCGATCGCGACCCGGACGCTGGTGAACGCGATCCTGTCGATTTAA
- a CDS encoding ATPase domain-containing protein, with amino-acid sequence MPRADNLLSIGLGERDRLNKELGGGIPRGSIVLMEGDYGAGKSAISQRFAYGLVEEGASVTMMSTELTVRGFIDQMHSLEYDMVKPLLNEELLFLHADFDSGGAFSDGDGERKELLKRLMNAEAMWNSDVIFLDTFDAIFRNDPTFESLVRKNEERQAALEIISFFREIISQGKVVVLTVDPSAVDDEAIGPFRSIADVFLELEMIEVGNDIRRQINVKRFAGMGEQVGDTIGFSVRSGTGIVIESRSVA; translated from the coding sequence GTGCCCCGCGCCGACAACCTGCTCTCGATCGGCCTCGGCGAGCGCGACCGGCTGAACAAGGAGCTCGGCGGGGGGATCCCGCGGGGCAGTATCGTCCTCATGGAGGGCGACTACGGGGCCGGGAAAAGCGCCATCTCCCAGCGGTTCGCCTACGGGCTCGTCGAGGAGGGGGCGTCCGTCACGATGATGTCGACGGAGCTCACCGTCCGCGGGTTCATCGACCAGATGCACTCGCTGGAGTACGATATGGTGAAGCCACTCTTAAACGAGGAGCTGCTCTTCCTCCACGCCGACTTCGACTCCGGCGGCGCGTTCTCCGACGGCGACGGCGAGCGGAAGGAGCTGCTCAAGCGGCTGATGAACGCGGAGGCGATGTGGAACTCCGACGTGATCTTCCTCGACACGTTCGACGCCATCTTCCGGAACGACCCGACGTTCGAGTCGCTCGTCCGGAAGAACGAGGAGCGGCAGGCGGCCCTGGAGATCATCTCGTTCTTCCGCGAGATCATCTCGCAGGGGAAGGTCGTCGTGCTCACCGTCGACCCCTCGGCGGTCGACGACGAGGCCATCGGCCCGTTCCGGTCGATCGCCGACGTGTTCCTCGAACTCGAGATGATCGAGGTCGGCAACGACATCCGCCGGCAGATCAACGTGAAGCGCTTCGCGGGGATGGGCGAACAGGTCGGTGACACGATCGGATTCTCGGTCCGGTCGGGCACCGGGATCGTCATCGAGAGCCGCAGCGTCGCGTGA